Proteins from a single region of Thermoanaerobaculia bacterium:
- a CDS encoding SDR family oxidoreductase, producing MKRGPSLALERKRTSRRVALVTGGAVRLGRTIVLERARAGCDVAVHYHASREEADAVVAEARAAGARAVAIRADLSRAADPARLVERTIRAFGRLDLLVGSAANFLKVPFSETDAGVWDAAMDLNARANFLLARAAEKELRARRGRVVLISDLAARRFWKGYSAHAISKAAVEAVVRVLARQLAPEVSVNGVAPGTILPPAGMRKDLVGKLVSEIPLRRSGTPEEIAAAVAFFCDGPAFVTGQVLTVDGGRSLY from the coding sequence GTGAAGCGCGGGCCGTCGCTCGCGCTCGAGCGCAAAAGGACGTCTCGGCGCGTCGCGCTCGTGACCGGCGGGGCCGTGCGTCTCGGCCGGACGATCGTTCTCGAGCGGGCGCGGGCGGGATGCGACGTCGCGGTCCACTACCACGCGTCGCGGGAAGAGGCCGACGCGGTCGTCGCGGAGGCGCGCGCCGCCGGCGCGCGGGCCGTCGCGATCCGCGCGGATCTCTCGCGGGCGGCCGATCCCGCGCGTCTGGTCGAGCGGACGATCCGGGCGTTCGGCCGCCTCGACCTCCTCGTCGGCTCGGCCGCGAACTTCCTGAAGGTGCCGTTCTCGGAGACGGACGCCGGCGTTTGGGACGCGGCGATGGATCTGAACGCGCGCGCGAACTTCCTCCTCGCTCGCGCGGCGGAAAAGGAGCTGCGGGCGCGGCGGGGCCGCGTCGTGCTCATCTCCGACCTCGCCGCGCGCCGGTTCTGGAAGGGCTATTCGGCGCACGCGATCTCGAAGGCGGCGGTCGAGGCGGTCGTGCGCGTCCTCGCCCGGCAGCTCGCGCCCGAAGTTTCCGTCAACGGCGTGGCGCCGGGAACGATCCTGCCCCCCGCCGGGATGCGCAAGGACCTCGTCGGCAAGCTCGTCTCCGAGATCCCGCTCCGCCGCTCCGGCACGCCCGAGGAGATCGCCGCCGCCGTCGCCTTCTTCTGCGACGGCCCGGCGTTCGTGACCGGGCAGGTGCTGACGGTGGATGGGGGGAGATCTCTCTACTAG
- a CDS encoding acyl-CoA dehydrogenase family protein, which translates to MSIEAPPRSHAFVKSLFSGVVDEEALFPYPQIGEEERETVSTFLDSFRQYAAARIDPAKIEREHSVGADVIRGVSELGLMGMAIPEAYGGFGFSASAYCRVMEDVGVADASLAIVVGAHQSIGCKGLILFGTEEQKQRWLPKLAAGELIAAFALTEPEAGSDAAAQKTTAVYDAETDTFVLNGTKQWISNGGFASFFTVFARDEGLPATEPHRKITAFVVTSDLPGLTRGKEENKLGLKGSSTCQIHFENLRVPAANVLGERGQGFKIAVEVLNTGRTSLAAGCVGGSKAMIRAAALHATQRKQFQTPIAKFEMIRTKFARMVVETYALESMVYFTTGMIDAGAEDYALEGACCKVFGTEVVWRNINDALQIAGGNGFMEEYPYEKALRDSRINMIFEGTNEILRMLIALSGARDVGDYMKDVGRALKAPLSSLGILSGFAGKRIRRAVAPGGLAAVAPELAPEGDALVKYTGAMANAVETLLQKYGKGIIEKEYQQERLADATIDLYAGYAVLSRATAATARRGAETAADEIRFAKTFIRDARHRIVGNLKAMDRSPDADLTAISETAYGAGGYAFSYWE; encoded by the coding sequence ATGTCGATCGAAGCTCCCCCCCGAAGTCACGCCTTCGTCAAGTCCCTCTTCTCCGGCGTCGTGGACGAGGAGGCGCTGTTCCCCTACCCGCAGATCGGCGAGGAAGAGCGCGAGACGGTCTCGACGTTTCTCGACTCCTTCCGGCAGTACGCCGCCGCGCGCATCGATCCCGCGAAGATCGAGCGCGAGCACTCCGTCGGCGCGGACGTCATCCGCGGCGTCTCGGAGCTCGGCCTGATGGGGATGGCGATCCCCGAGGCGTACGGCGGGTTCGGTTTCTCGGCTTCGGCGTACTGCCGCGTGATGGAAGACGTCGGCGTCGCGGACGCCTCGCTCGCGATCGTCGTCGGCGCGCACCAGTCGATCGGGTGCAAGGGGCTGATCCTGTTCGGAACGGAGGAACAGAAGCAGAGATGGCTTCCGAAGCTCGCGGCCGGCGAGCTCATCGCGGCCTTCGCGCTGACCGAGCCCGAGGCCGGCTCCGACGCCGCGGCGCAAAAGACGACGGCGGTCTACGACGCGGAGACCGACACGTTCGTCCTCAACGGGACCAAGCAGTGGATCTCCAACGGCGGGTTCGCGTCGTTCTTCACCGTCTTCGCGCGCGACGAGGGGCTTCCCGCGACCGAGCCGCACCGCAAGATCACCGCGTTCGTCGTCACCTCCGACCTTCCCGGCCTGACGCGGGGGAAGGAGGAGAACAAGCTCGGGCTCAAGGGGTCGTCGACCTGCCAGATCCACTTCGAGAACCTGCGCGTTCCCGCGGCCAACGTGTTGGGCGAGCGGGGTCAGGGATTCAAGATCGCGGTCGAGGTCTTGAACACCGGCCGCACCTCTCTCGCGGCCGGCTGCGTCGGCGGATCGAAGGCGATGATCCGCGCCGCCGCGCTCCATGCCACACAGCGCAAGCAGTTCCAGACGCCGATTGCGAAATTCGAGATGATCCGGACGAAGTTCGCCCGGATGGTCGTCGAGACGTACGCCCTCGAGTCGATGGTCTATTTCACGACGGGGATGATCGACGCGGGGGCGGAGGATTACGCCCTCGAGGGGGCTTGCTGCAAGGTCTTCGGAACGGAAGTCGTCTGGAGGAACATCAACGACGCCCTCCAGATCGCCGGCGGAAACGGGTTCATGGAAGAGTACCCGTACGAGAAGGCGCTCCGCGACTCGCGGATCAACATGATCTTCGAAGGGACCAACGAGATCCTGCGGATGCTGATCGCCCTTTCCGGCGCCCGCGACGTCGGGGATTACATGAAGGATGTCGGACGGGCCCTCAAGGCGCCGCTGTCGTCGCTCGGGATCCTTTCGGGATTCGCGGGGAAGCGGATCCGGCGCGCGGTCGCGCCGGGAGGGCTGGCGGCGGTCGCGCCCGAGCTCGCGCCGGAGGGAGACGCGCTCGTCAAGTACACCGGCGCGATGGCGAACGCGGTCGAGACGCTCCTCCAGAAGTACGGGAAGGGGATCATCGAGAAGGAGTACCAGCAGGAGCGGCTCGCCGACGCGACGATCGACCTCTATGCCGGATACGCGGTGCTCTCGCGGGCGACCGCCGCGACCGCGCGACGCGGGGCGGAGACGGCGGCCGACGAGATCCGGTTCGCGAAAACGTTCATCCGCGACGCCCGGCACCGCATCGTCGGGAACCTGAAGGCGATGGACCGGAGCCCGGACGCCGACCTCACGGCCATCTCCGAGACGGCCTACGGCGCCGGCGGCTACGCGTTCAGCTACTGGGAATGA